From Variimorphobacter saccharofermentans, one genomic window encodes:
- a CDS encoding glycoside hydrolase family 10 protein, producing the protein MSNKNWMKLLQRALSVMLILFIFQSTIPMISIARANTSTNDELQAVWISYLEFQDRLKDPKTGKLGFTEERFHAMIDEMFDNVVSMNMNAVVVHVRPFADAMYPSQYFPWSKYISGTQGKDPGFDPLEYMVKAAHDRGLEFHAWINPYRITNNTTDVKTLSKDNLARIYRTNDNKEDDRCVLTYDGMLYYNPSDVWVHTIILDGIMEIIENYDVDGIHFDDYFYPALGKDYKKNFDYKEYKEYSTWCKENGIKPLSIADWRRDNVNALIRNIYEAIKEYNKDIEFGISPGGFIDNLLMDDRYYSDIKTWLSEPGYIDYICPQLYWSFSHKTYPFDKTLNRWLKLRTNKDVKMYVGIATYRAGSTLEPDWKDDPDILKDMIEYGRKAGADGYMHFRYDFFYKKATKKAVTKMLNIIE; encoded by the coding sequence ATGAGCAACAAGAATTGGATGAAGCTACTTCAGAGAGCATTAAGTGTGATGTTAATTCTATTCATCTTTCAGAGCACCATACCTATGATAAGTATTGCGAGAGCAAACACTTCAACGAATGACGAATTGCAGGCAGTATGGATTTCATATCTGGAGTTTCAGGATCGATTAAAGGATCCCAAAACAGGCAAGCTGGGATTTACCGAGGAACGATTTCATGCAATGATTGATGAAATGTTTGATAATGTGGTTTCCATGAATATGAATGCGGTAGTAGTACATGTTCGCCCTTTTGCGGATGCGATGTATCCTTCACAATATTTTCCCTGGTCAAAATATATTTCAGGAACTCAGGGTAAGGATCCTGGATTTGACCCCCTGGAATATATGGTAAAAGCCGCGCACGACAGAGGACTGGAGTTCCATGCATGGATTAATCCCTATCGTATTACCAATAATACAACGGATGTAAAGACGTTATCAAAGGATAATCTAGCTAGAATATATCGAACAAATGATAATAAAGAGGATGATCGCTGTGTTCTGACATATGATGGCATGCTTTATTATAATCCATCCGATGTCTGGGTTCATACAATAATTCTGGATGGCATTATGGAAATCATTGAGAATTATGATGTGGATGGTATTCATTTTGATGATTACTTTTATCCAGCTCTGGGAAAGGATTATAAGAAAAACTTTGATTATAAGGAATATAAGGAATATTCTACCTGGTGTAAGGAAAATGGCATTAAGCCATTATCAATTGCAGATTGGCGGCGAGATAATGTAAATGCGCTGATTCGAAATATTTATGAGGCCATAAAAGAGTATAACAAAGATATCGAATTTGGTATTAGTCCAGGAGGATTTATCGATAATCTTCTAATGGATGATCGTTATTATAGTGATATTAAGACCTGGCTATCTGAACCCGGATACATAGATTATATCTGTCCTCAGCTTTATTGGAGCTTCAGCCACAAGACATATCCATTTGATAAAACCCTGAACCGCTGGCTTAAGCTTAGAACCAATAAAGATGTAAAAATGTATGTGGGTATTGCAACATACCGTGCCGGGTCCACGCTTGAACCGGATTGGAAGGATGATCCGGATATCCTAAAGGATATGATTGAATATGGAAGAAAAGCGGGAGCCGATGGATATATGCATTTCCGTTATGATTTCTTTTATAAAAAGGCTACGAAGAAAGCCGTTACAAAGATGCTAAATATCA